A single Cucumis melo cultivar AY chromosome 4, USDA_Cmelo_AY_1.0, whole genome shotgun sequence DNA region contains:
- the LOC103494925 gene encoding early nodulin-like protein 3, with product MAKLGFAFGAVVCVMMFLQKGEGTQFIVGGAKGWSVSMAQTYNQWAEANRFQIGDSLVFNYDAGQDSVLQVTQDDYTNCNIQSPIKQYSGGHSVFQFDKSGPHYFISGNKDNCLKNEKLVVIVLADRSNSISNQTTTPPISAPSPSPSNSTEPTPSPAPANAQKGASSPPPSGSTEINPSTPPAEELNPSPPTTGGESPSPSAGTVEINPAPPVSGPPPSVGYSIIPGSIGSFGAFVAAVFLSF from the exons ATGGCTAAATTAGGGTTTGCATTTGGGGCTGTGGTTTGTGTGATGATGTTTTTGCAAAAAGGTGAGGGCACTCAATTCATAGTTGGAGGAGCAAAGGGATGGAGTGTTTCAATGGCACAAACTTATAATCAATGGGCAGAAGCAAACAGGTTTCAAATTGGAGACTCTTTAG TATTCAACTATGATGCTGGCCAAGACTCGGTGCTTCAAGTAACCCAAGATGACTACACCAATTGCAACATTCAATCTCCAATTAAACAATATTCTGGTGGCCATTCCGTTTTCCAGTTTGACAAATCTGGGCCTCACTATTTCATCAGTGGAAACAAAGACAATTGCCTAAAAAATGAGAAGCTTGTGGTGATTGTGTTGGCTGATAGAAGCAATTCAATTTCTAATCAAACCACCACTCCTCCAATCTCTGCTCCATCTCCATCTCCCTCAAATTCTACGGAGCCAACACCTTCTCCTGCACCGGCAAATGCTCAAAAGGGTGCGTCTTCTCCCCCTCCGTCGGGGTCAACTGAAATTAACCCATCTACACCACCTGCTGAGGAACTCAATCCATCTCCTCCAACTACTGGGGGAGAGTCTCCGTCTCCATCTGCAGGGACTGTTGAGATTAACCCTGCACCTCCTGTATCAGGGCCACCACCAAGTGTCGGATATTCGATCATCCCGGGTAGCATTGGCTCCTTTGGAGCGTTTGTTGCTGCTGTTTTCTTATCTTTCTAA